The following is a genomic window from Onthophagus taurus isolate NC chromosome 1, IU_Otau_3.0, whole genome shotgun sequence.
GCAGTGCAGTGTGTTAACCGGAAAATAAACGATGTTAACATTGCGCAAATCAAATCCCATAACGTTATATGCTGAACAATTGTCCATTGTTCACTTTTCTGTTTAGAGCTGCCATGTTGTATTGAAAACGAAGAAGCCATTCTCAAAATGCTATAGAAGTTATCCAGACATTTTTCTGAGCGGTATAATGGCATGGCAAATGGGAACgatcgattttatttaaacatcttgggttttttgattttcctaCTATccatagttttaatttttcacttCCGTCAGCATTGCGGCATAAAACTGTTGTTATTCTTTCTTTGCTTTTAGTGCCcccataacattttttgaatttaaatccAAAGTACGGTTTGgcattagattaaaaaaaataccagtctcatcaatattaaaaacatcttgATTCATCTTGGCTTCAACCCGAAACATTCGCGAAGCAAGTAAATCTGAACTCGTCCACTTCCACAGTTAACCACTAAAAACTAGCTGGAATATGGTCTAGACTGAGTAGACAATTACGATAATAGTTTGCATTGAAATTATATTCTACGGGTGAAATAATTGTTCGTAGTTCATTATAATGAGAAAAGTGCCATATAAATTGTGTTGAAGACATTTGTGGCATAATTTTGGTTCGCAGTAACGACAATTTCGTTACATCGGTGTTCGCTATATAGAGGGTTTACTGTAGTAGAGCTCggaattttacaaatttaaatattcgaATAGTCGAATAATGCaaatatttatcaatattcGACTAGTTAAATAGTTGTCGACTAGTCGAATAGTCGTCAAATAgtcgaatttttcaaatgtTCGGATAATTTGATTAACAAAACGTATACTCTAATTTTtctaacaattaaaaatatgttttttcctcgttaagttaaaaattaattcaacattaaagagaaaaagaaaaatacctATAcctattaatatattaaacttGATTGACAACCTTAACGTACTACGATACAAAAAGTTGATTTAAGCAAGCTCtataagtaaatattttctgtataaacaaaacaagatgacattaaaaaaaagaatggatcaaaaaattgtatcaaatgaagtaaattattattttttttaacgaatGTTCAAATAGTCGACTATTATTAGAATAGTCGACTATTCAAATATTCGACTTTTCGGctaataaattatgaaaattattcgaATTTCGAATATTCGATTATTCGAATTATTCAAATGCGATTCCGAGCCCTCTCATCTACATAGTAGATGAGTCCGATGAAGTGGAGGAAGATGAAATATAACTacaataacgaaaatatttatttatttaaagtacTTCTAAAGTGTgataatactaataataaataaaataataaaaatttcctacttattatttaaaattttaatatttttgaccATAATAACTGTCAGAATAGTGTCCAACAACTGCAAAAATGGTccaataattgttatttttgcaactaaatcataaatatttttttctttaaaaaataaaattgcatAAGATAATTTGACAGATACTACTGTAATTTACACATTTTGGGCtactactatccgtgcaaaaagtcaaggcccctcactttagagatcgatatcttcatAACCGctcgatggaaaaaattggggtaaagtttattgtaatcagtgaacatttctgcgtatcacatgttaatttggaaattttcgggtccgcgatttttcttttgtcacgagttaagtgaaaaaagtacccgatttttgaaaGTGCCAGCAACCTTGTCtactttacaattttttttctccaaaactatttgacgaaaaaaattcaaatttgaattggtggtaaaccgatgtgttcttaatgtggggcatattttatgatattccatatagtttcgtGGTAAATCGCGGAttagtaggatgcggttatttcgaaaaccACCTGACggatttcaacgcggtttttaccaaaatatgtcaaataatgtcggttgTCGGGTTCCGTtatgagattttcaaaattagggcTCCCTAATattttaagagcgatttaatggaattacaaattaaaaagaaatagaaataagCTATGCGGGTAGAGAATGGTTTgtcccagacagtacgtcgcgcctttatcttacctacataaagaaataaggcgcgacgtcctgtctgggacgcaccatctgttccaATTGGACGGAAACTCCGTCACCCCGCAGAGCTTAtgtctgtttctctttaatttatcattccattaaatcgctcttaaaaaattagggaactctaattttgaaaaactgacaAGGGAATCGAATaaccgacattatttgacatattttggtcaaatcAGCGAGGAAATCCACCCAgccgttttcgacataacggcGCCTTACTAatccgcgattttccgcgaaaatgtatggaatatcgaaaaaataaaatatgccactcattaagaacacaccaggcgagaaaaaaaattgcaaagttAACAAAGTTGCCGGTACCGTAAAAAATCgtgtacttttttcatttaactcgcgataaaaggAAAATCGTagatccgaaaattttcaaattaacatatattacgtagaaatgttcagtgattgcgaagatatcgatctctaaagtgaggggccttgactttttgcacggatagtagaaGGATCATTTTTAGTGCGCATTTACTAGTCTTCATCGATctgtaaattttcataatcaaaaattttcttaagtGTCCAATAACTGTATGGTTTACCCTAATTGAGCTTAACGTGCTGCTTTCTAAGTGCAGTAGCAAATCTAAAGATCTTTCCGGCATCTTTGTTTATGTTCGTTGAACGCGAGAAGATGCTCTTGTCAGATACCGGGTAATTAACACtgtttttttaaacgatttccGACTATAGAAGAAGTTACCCAGCTTTTGTATGCACGCTTTTTACTCTTTGTCGGCAGATAACGTTAATTGAAACCGTACTTAGAATGTATGTCGACGTGCAAATGTTAGACGTCGAcaacgaaagaaaaaaaatcagaaaatagCCGGATATTCAGGACGAAGAATCTACATACCTAGCGATGCGATATGCAAAGCTGTGTTGCCTTTCTTGGTAGCGGCGTCAACGATGGCTCCTCGTTTTAATAGTTCTTTGGCTACGTCCACGTGACCGTCTTTCGCTGCCAGGTGAAGGGCGTTTAGGCCGTTCTATAGTGTTAAAAAGAAGGGTTTAATATTAAGTCGCTTAATAAAGGATTGGAAATGACGCGAGGGGTGTCTGGCGGGTCCAGAAGGCTTCGTGAGTGCCTCTTGAAAAATTCACGCGAGTTTATCTCCCCGGTTTTAAAACccttcaaaaacattttacgGTCACGTTCGGAAATgacgttataaaaaaaaccagACAAATTCAATCTCCGGAAAAaagtgaacaaaaaaaaaacttgaaattacCGCATTGGATGTATTGATGTCTCGAACCGTGCCCGAGTCCAAGTACTCCTGTATTTTGTCGAGTTGTCCTGCTCTGGCTGCTCGCAGGAATGCAGTGTTCGGGTCAGTctgtaacaaaaacaaaaaaataaaatcgatacCAAAACGTTAACAGGCTTAAAAGAACCTTAAAgtagatttttttgttgatgaaaattaCGCGTTTGTAATTGATACGAAAAAGAGGCCGTTATGTGATAGCTTCCTTTTAAATAGTGTGGAgatcatttaaaacaaaaggcCGGTTTCTATTCCAAGCGGCGGTTAAGAGAGCGgcggttataaaaaaaaggaaaaacaacATTGGTCAAGGTTAAGGATAAGGTGAATCATGACACCATACACACCGGTTGTAATTAAACTTGATGAAACTGTGGATTGAATTACGGTTTGTAGGTGAATTTCCGGTTAAATATATCTCTTACTACGattcaacaataaaaactttaactaTTTGGAATTCATCCTTGATACAGTTAACAATAATTCATACGTCGTGAtagttttttctattattatagTGTACGATACGATCATAACTCAACGGAAATTATACACACAAGTTATTTCTACCGTCACTGTTTGTTATTGTAAAGGTATTTTTACGCAAATTTTTCTGTGCGGACATTTCGtgttattccaaaaaatttcaagaaaaaataggttataaaacatACTGAAGTGGTTTATACTTCACTTTCTCTtacatttatatatataacaaaaatatcaaaacattGAATAGATATTTCTAAATCCTAAGTGTTGTTTAACTTCCAAGGACGATGTTGAATGATCCAGGTATGATgcctaaaaaattaacaatactAAAGTTGAGATATTGATGCCATTTACGATGTTGAGACAAGCAAGGTATAATACTCGAGGATATCAAAGACGATTGAAAGATAATACGGATataaagatatcaaaaatattcctaGGTGATATTAGGGACGATATTGATTATGAAGACGTTGAGGCTACTAGGAACGATGTTAAGGGGCACACCTAGTGTGACCGCCTTAAAAAAAggtgtttttctttaattttcttaaagaaaattactggctgaaatgttttaaaattttgaggaTATATTTATACATAGGTAGTAAGTATAcacataaattttcaaatgaaaaaaattaattttcagcGAGTTATTCGCTATCTCCCAAGTCACCAGGTTCTCCACTGCTGCAGTGATTGCAGCTTTCACCGTggctgaaattaaaaaaaataaaaagattattaaactAGAAGGTATTGCCTATACAATGACCCAcgattatgaaaaaaaaaattaaaattttacaaaatggcagagttttgaaaaaaatttcgtattttgcTCAAAAATTGAATGATATAGTACATTTTTCATACAATCGAAGAACTTGAGGGTCATTGTACAGAGaaacatatataaaatatgcagaaaaaaaatcacagcGATTGAATGATTTGTCTTCGAGTTACAACTGCagcaaatttgaaaaatgtagtttggagaaaaacgtgtttaaagataaaatgatTGATTTCATTGTTTTTAATAGATAAAAATCATACTTACAGCTAATCAGCTATTCCAGGCCCATATAATTCACCTTCATCTTCTTCATAATGTGCCTGCTGGGCTGTTGAAGCACTTCTTCGAAATGATCGACCTTCTTTCGTGGCAGCCTGTTGGCGATGCTCTGCTACTCGTAATCTTGTTTCATCTTTGCTAGCGGCAAAATCCCTTGCTGCAGGTCCAATTATCACTCCCATcacgttaaatatttttaaaattgatgaataaCCGTCATTGAATATTGATGTAGCAAAGTAATTCGACAATTCAATAGTTTTGAGACCACTGTGGAGGTGTTTCGGAGCAAAGTGCCAAAGTAAACCATTGTAGCTTTCGTTATTATTCTGGGTATTATTACCCTTACATCAATCAAGCAATTCACGCCGAGACAAGTCCTTGTATATTGGTATCAGAACTTCTTGAACTTTCGGATCAAGTGGGAGATAATCGTGCTTGAAGTTCAATCCTTCAGCTTCCGCGCGGCGATAAGCGCACCAACTCTCTGCGCCTTCTGGACAGCTCGCATGGTTTGGATTCTTATCACTCGAACTCAAATGATGAAATGTAGCCCAGATTGCTTTATGCATTTCATCTACATTATCTTGATGTCGCATGATCGCTAGGCCGTAATACTTTTgaagtttattaattaagttgaCAGTTAATTTAAGCGTGGTTTTACTTTTTCCTCCTAAGCTCTTATTGGCTTTCTTCAAACTACGGCATCGTGATCccattctttttttaacatgtAGATAGCACTCTAGTTTTTCTATCAGAATATCATATggattcaaatttaataatcctTTATATGTGGCACTATCACCATCACCAATATATCGCCAATATTTCACACCGTATTCACTAATCGAGCGACCAAACATGTCTTTCACACTGTCGACTTCCATTTTTGAAGCTGATCCTTTATGATTTATGTCACAATCATCTTCGTGTAGTGAGAGCCATTCTTCGTAAGCTTCAGGATCGCTGtctttttttttccaaaagaCACAACTGTGACAGTAAGTAGACTTTACACCcgaatcgatgatttttttacaatattttcctGCAAGAGTTACTACACCAAAACGTGAAGTATGGCCACGTTTTCTCCACGTGCCATCTCCAGAAACAGTCAAATTTGTGTCTGAATTTTCCTTCTCTAATGTCTGcttcttttcttcttctacAGCTCCTTGCATACTGAATTTACAAACCGATTCTGCTGCTGTCCATAAATTCGTGAAACATCCAGCGAaagtttgatgataaaatttacttgCTAAATCCATCAAACCgcaaaaaagattaattccGTTTATTCCGATATGTACGAAACACCACATTCACACATCACAGCAATTTTGAAGCCTAAACCTCACGGACTTGCTTGATTAAAAGTCACATCTTTTTTACAAGTTTTGCACATTACTAAATTACTAATTGCATAAAAAACCGAAACAAACTGAATAATGCAATATCCATGAGTTGCATCAATCACAATATTTTcatctttattttgtaacagTTTTTCAGCGGACGTACTGGTACTCGCGGTAGATTGCTCTAATGTATGTTGGTTTCCCGTAAACCTTCGTTTTCGTGAAACTGATCTACGCCTGGGAGTGTCTTTAGTACCTTTTTGGTTTGAATAAAGAGGTTTTTTACtcatttttactaaaataactGCTCAGTATAACGGTCACAGTAAAACTGAATATATCTGGCTCCGAAAACATGTGGCGTAGTTATAAACGAAATATTCCACAAGGGTAGACCTATTCGTACATTTCTGCTACAATTTAGAAGActgtaactcaaaaactatctGAAATATacatttgaaattttagtatgttatttttaaaggtatAGACTATCAAAAtacgaataaaaaaaaactcgactttttcaaaatttcacacTAGGTGTGCCCCTTAAAAGATATCAGGGATATAAACGATATCAACGACGATGTTGTATAATGGGGAAAATGTTGCGGAAACCAAGACCAGCGtccatcatggcaaaccagatctgccgcaggctcctagga
Proteins encoded in this region:
- the LOC139429069 gene encoding uncharacterized protein, giving the protein MWCFVHIGINGINLFCGLMDLASKFYHQTFAGCFTNLWTAAESVCKFSMQGAVEEEKKQTLEKENSDTNLTVSGDGTWRKRGHTSRFGVVTLAGKYCKKIIDSGVKSTYCHSCVFWKKKDSDPEAYEEWLSLHEDDCDINHKGSASKMEVDSVKDMFGRSISEYGVKYWRYIGDGDSATYKGLLNLNPYDILIEKLECYLHVKKRMGSRCRSLKKANKSLGGKSKTTLKLTVNLINKLQKYYGLAIMRHQDNVDEMHKAIWATFHHLSSSDKNPNHASCPEGAESWCAYRRAEAEGLNFKHDYLPLDPKVQEVLIPIYKDLSRRELLD